In the genome of Bombus affinis isolate iyBomAffi1 chromosome 7, iyBomAffi1.2, whole genome shotgun sequence, one region contains:
- the LOC126918317 gene encoding arylsulfatase B-like: MIAIRGTASWFYLTVFVVCHVAAAVQPHIVFILADDLGWNDVGFHGSGQIPTPNIDALAYSGLLLDRYYVTPICTPSRSALMTGKHPIHTGMQHGVLKCAEPRGLPLHEKLLPQYLRELGYSTHIVGKWHLGFYTKEYTPMYRGFDSHIGFWSGHHDYFDHSAVESPYWGLDMRRGLNSAWDLHGQYSTDIFTKEAVKLINDHNASRPMFLYLSHAAVHSGNSYNPLPVPDQDVAKFTNIFNYERRRFAGMLSKLDESVGQVVEALRKKGMLKNSVIVFSTDNGGPPAGFNLNAASNWPLRGTKNTLWEGGVRGAGLLWSPRLVRPGRVSRQLFHISDWLPTLITAAGGNPSNLSIDGMDLWYALSEDTESPRKMVLHNIDDIFGVAGITYGDWKYIQGSTYNGQWDGWYGPSGREWVYDIGGVIGSTAGRAVASAGLALSADAIRRLREDAMIKCPPKNDSLPLCKPLEAPCLFNVQQDPCEDNNLINKYPSLVTELQDKLRKLNATAILPGNLPWDNKANPDYWDHTWTNFGDYLNVFANNVS, translated from the exons ATGATAGCGATTCGAGGAACAGCGTCGTGGTTCTACCTGACAGTTTTCGTTGTTTGTCACGTGGCTGCTGCAGTACAGCCCCACATCGTTTTCATTTTGGCCGACGATCTG GGATGGAACGACGTCGGATTTCACGGATCGGGACAAATCCCAACGCCAAATATCGATGCTCTGGCATACTCGGGCTTGCTGTTGGACCGCTATTACGTCACTCCAATTTGCACACCGTCCAGGAGCGCTTTGATGACCGGCAAGCATCCCATTCACACAGGAATGCAACATGGG GTTCTGAAGTGCGCCGAGCCGAGAGGACTCCCTCTTCACGAGAAGCTTTTACCGCAATATCTTCGAGAACTTGGCTACAGCACGCACATCGTTGGTAAATGGCATTTGGGATTTTACACGAAAGAATACACGCCTATGTATAGAGGATTCGATTCGCACATTGGCTTTTGGAGCGGTCATCATGATTACTTTGATCATAGTGCCGTGGAAAGT CCATATTGGGGATTAGACATGAGGAGGGGATTAAATTCAGCCTGGGATCTCCACGGCCAATATTCCACGGATATTTTCACGAAGGAGGCAGTGAAACTAATCAATGATCATAACGCCAGTCGTCCGATGTTCCTCTATTTATCTCACGCGGCTGTACATTCCGGAAATTCTTACAATCCTCTGCCAGTACCCGACCAAGATGTCGCCAAGTTCACCAATATCTTCAACTACGAGCGTAGGCGCTTTGCTG GTATGCTGAGCAAGCTAGACGAGTCGGTTGGCCAGGTGGTCGAAGCGCTTCGCAAGAAGGGGATGCTAAAAAACAGCGTGATCGTGTTCTCCACGGATAATGGCGGGCCACCGGCCGGTTTCAATTTAAACGCCGCTTCGAATTGGCCTCTGAGAGGCACAAAAAACACTCTCTGGGAAG GAGGCGTTAGGGGAGCCGGTTTATTATGGTCACCAAGATTAGTGCGTCCTGGGAGAGTGAGTAGACAATTGTTTCACATCAGTGACTGGTTGCCAACGCTTATAACAGCTGCTGGAGGAAATCCATCTAATTTGAGCATCGACGGGATGGACTTATGGTACGCGCTGAGTGAAGACACAGAATCGCCACGAAAAATGGTTCTTCATAATATCGACGATATCTTTGGAGTGGCAGGAATCACGTATGGAGACTGGAAGTACATTCAGG GGTCTACCTATAATGGTCAATGGGACGGTTGGTATGGCCCATCCGGAAGGGAATGGGTTTATGATATCGGAGGCGTGATCGGAAGTACAGCTGGTCGAGCAGTGGCCAGCGCCGGCTTGGCTTTGTCTGCAGACGCTATTCGCAGGCTTCGGGAAGATGCTATGATTAAGTGTCCTCCGAAAAATGATAGTTTGCCACTATGCAAACCACTGGAGGCGCCTTGTCTGTTCAATGTCCAACAGGACCCTTGCGAGGATAATAATCTTATAAACAA GTATCCTTCCCTCGTGACCGAGCTGCAAGACAAGCTACGTAAATTAAACGCCACTGCGATATTACCTGGCAACCTGCCATGGGATAACAAAGCGAATCCAGATTATTGGGATCACACGTGGACTAATTTCGGTGACTATCTGAACGTATTCGCGAATAATGTCAGCTGA
- the LOC126918324 gene encoding uncharacterized protein LOC126918324 — MALLTWKSWNIVLSISTVTANATIGNKVTYNELIDKTMTIIRSCTMFHADDALLLAGEYDEFFQRSLLNDLPVALISESKSTAFEMFTLGKYSYTIYTQFSVIYLLWKLNQFIVVASSQPMLQLLLQRIKDSGWSNFQGFHILIDRKTEQRGCVNAYNFLWTAWEYDRLSTIFLCIDPIEGIVLYTFNPYSSMAPEVWSNVGHFHGRSEHPWILLKKKYHDDWRTCEDLMFDKTKDLTGYEVRTNAISFEPHLQIDSTKRGLEQFSGDNSEILKIVFKKLNASLRVRVYTGSPYSLGGIGSHGTMVGMMADLATGEVDIGMNARSLYNTWKVEHTYPHGDDGLCVFTQRAGEISEFVKIMSFLSPVIHAANAVVFVIALLVLTKYQGFVKASMNIIRLMTFGSVHRLPGTNSTRIFFSSTFILYLIMNALHQSHWASFLTIPVSLPNIRTSEDLKKSGCQIYGSIFHGQELQDPELQSRFHKDTYYACKEHVLRSQCAACLGDCLHHYVRIQNEVRLYRSKKIQQNALVFKTREDWPLLASVTQMIQRTVESGIIGKWQKASIRKTRWAWKKRQLNKNKSFKTLEMHHVLFSFYILGSGYLLGTVAFVVEIFMGRKRIDKSSRNRKH; from the exons ATGGCTTTGCTTACTTGGAAGTCTTGGAACATTGTCTTATCAATCTCTACGGTGACTGCCAATGCGACCATTGGAAATAAAGTCACTTACAACGAGCTGATTGATAAAACG ATGACAATCATTCGATCATGTACGATGTTCCATGCAGACGACGCTCTTCTATTAGCTGGCGAATACGATGAATTCTTTCAACGATCTCTACTCAACGATCTACCGGTTGCTCTAATCTCCGAATCGAAATCAACGGCATTCGAGATGTTCACTCTGGGCAAATATTCGTACACGATATACACACAGTTCTCTGTGATATATTTGCTTTGGAAATTGAACCAATTCATCGTGGTTGCATCCTCGCAGCCAATGCTTCAATTGCTTCTGCAAAGGATAAAGGACTCTGGTTGGTCGAACTTCCAGGGTTTCCATATTCTGATAGACAGGAAAACCGAGCAACGCGGCTGTGtgaacgcttacaatttcctgTGGACAGCTTGGGAATACGACAGACTTTCCACCATATTTCTGTGCATCGATCCGATCGAAGGAATCGTTCTTTATACTTTTAATCCCTATTCGAGCATGGCGCCTGAAGTTTGGAGCAACGTTGGACATTTCCATGGGCGCAGTGAACATCCTTGgattttattgaaaaagaaatacCACGATG ATTGGAGAACATGCGAGGACTTGATGTTCGACAAAACGAAAGATCTAACCGGGTACGAGGTGCGAACGAACGCCATATCCTTCGAGCCGCATCTTCAAATAGACTCAACTAAACGAGGCTTGGAACAGTTCTCCGGTGACAATAGCGAAATCCTGAAAATAGTGTTCAAGAAGTTGAACGCGAGCCTTCGCGTGCGTGTGTACACTGGGTCTCCGTATAGTTTAGGAGGAATTGGCAGTCACGGAACCATGGTGGGAATGATGGCTGACTTGGCTACTGGTGAGGTGGATATAGGAATGAACGCGAGGAGCCTGTATAATACATGGAAGGTCGA ACACACGTATCCTCACGGGGACGACGGCCTTTGCGTGTTCACGCAACGAGCAGGAGAAATATCAGAGTTTGTCAAGATCATGTCCTTCCTATCGCCAGTTATACACGCGGCCAATGCTGTTGTGTTCGTGATCGCCCTTCTGGTTCTTACAAAATACCAGGGGTTCGTAAAAGCTAGCATGAATATAATACGTTTGATGACTTTTGGCTCCGTACATAGATTACCCGGAACCAATTCCACCAGGATCTTCTTCAGTAGTACGTTCATATTGTACTTGATAATGAACGCGCTGCACCAGAGTCATTGGGCTTCGTTTCTTACTATTCCTGTTTCTCTACCAAATATTAGAACATCGGAGGATCTTAAG AAGTCTGGCTGCCAAATCTACGGATCGATATTTCACGGTCAAGAACTTCAGGATCCTGAACTACAATCACGATTCCACAAGGACACCTACTATGCTTGCAAGGAGCACGTGCTTCGATCGCAATGCGCCGCCTGCTTAGGTGACTGTCTTCATCATTACGTGAGAATCCAGAATGAAGTGcgcctttatcgatctaaaaAAATACAGCAGAACGCGCTAGTGTTCAAGACCAGAGAGGACTGGCCACTGCTTGCTTCTGTAACGCAAATGATTCAAAGAACGGTCGAAAGTGGAATTATAGGAAAATGGCAGAAGGCGAGTATAAGAAAAACGCGTTGGGCGTGGAAGAAAAGGCAACTgaacaaaaataaaagcttCAAGACTTTGGAGATGCATCATGTCTTGTTCAGCTTCTATATACTGGGCAGTGGATACCTTTTAGGGACTGTGGCTTTTGTTGTGGAGATCTTTATGGGAAGGAAACGAATTGACAAATCCTCAAGAAATCGAAAGCATTGA